One window of the Ictidomys tridecemlineatus isolate mIctTri1 chromosome 11, mIctTri1.hap1, whole genome shotgun sequence genome contains the following:
- the Celsr2 gene encoding cadherin EGF LAG seven-pass G-type receptor 2 isoform X4, producing the protein MRTRAASVPLPTPPLPLPLPLPLLLLLLLLLLPLPPLLGDQVGPCRSLGSGGRGSSGACAPVGWLCPASASNLWLYTSRCRDAGIELTGHLVPHHDGLRVWCPESGAHIPLPPAPEGCPWSCRLLGIGGHLSPQGKLTLPQEHPCLKAPQLKCQSCKLAQVPGLRTGEGSPEESMGGRRKRNVNTAPQFQPPSYQATVPENQPAGTSVASLRAIDPDEGEAGRLEYTMDALFDSRSNHFFSLDPITGAVTTAEELDRETKSTHVFRVTAQDHGMPRRSALATLTILVTDTNDHDPVFEQQEYKESLRENLEVGYEVLTVRATDGDAPPNANILYRLLEGPGGSPSEVFEIDPRSGVIRTRGPVDREEVESYKLTVEATDQGRDPGPRSATATVFLSVEDDNDNAPQFSEKRYVVQVREDVTPGAPVLRVTASDRDKGSNALVHYSIMSGNARGQFYLDAQTGALDVVSPLDYETTKEYTLRVRAQDGGRPPLSNVSGLVTVQVLDINDNAPIFVSTPFQATVLESVPLGYLVLHVQAIDADAGDNARLEYRLAGVGHDFPFTINNGTGWISVAAELDREEVDFYSFGVEARDHGIPALTASASVSVTILDVNDNNPTFTQPEYTVRLNEDAAVGTSVVTVSAVDRDAHSVITYQITSGNTRNRFSITSQSGGGLVSLALPLDYKLERQYVLAVTASDGTRQDTAQIVVNVTDANTHRPVFQSSHYTVNVNEDRPAGTTVVLISATDEDTGENARITYFMEDSIPQFRIDADTGAVTTQAELDYEDQVSYTLAITARDNGIPQKSDTTYLEILVNDVNDNAPQFLRDSYQGSVYEDVPPFTSVLQISATDRDSGLNGRVFYTFQGGDDGDGDFIVESTSGIVRTLRRLDRENVAQYILRAYAVDKGMPPARTPMEVTVTVLDVNDNPPVFEQDEFDVFVEENSPIGLAVARVTATDPDEGTNAQIMYQIVEGNIPEVFQLDIFSGELTALVDLDYEDRPEYVLVIQATSAPLVSRATVHVRLLDRNDNPPVLGNFEILFNNYVTNRSSSFPGGAIGRVPAHDPDISDSLTYSFERGNELSLVLLNASTGELRLSRALDNNRPLEAIMSVLVSDGVHSVTAQCALRVTIITDEMLTHSITLRLEDMSPERFLSPLLGLFIQAVAATLATPPDHVVVFNVQRDTDAPGGHILNVSLSVGQPPGPGGGPPFLPSEDLQERLYLNRSLLTAISAQRVLPFDDNICLREPCENYMRCVSVLRFDSSAPFIASSSVLFRPIHPVGGLRCRCPPGFTGDYCETEVDLCYSRPCGPHGRCRSREGGYTCLCREGYTGEHCEVSARSGRCTPGVCKNGGTCVNLLVGGFKCDCPSGDFEKPYCRVTTRSFPARSFITFRGLRQRFHFTLALSFATKERNGLLLYNGRFNEKHDFVALEVIQEQVQLTFSAGESTTTVSPFVPGGVSDGQWHTVQLKYYNKPLLGQTGLPQGPSEQKVAVVSVDGCDTGVALRFGAILGNYSCAAQGTQGGSKKSLDLTGPLLLGGVPDLPESFPVRMRHFVGCMKNLQVDSRHVDMADFIANNGTVPGCPTKKNVCDSNTCHNGGTCVNQWDAFSCECPLGFGGKSCAQEMANPQLFLGNSLVAWHGLSLPISQPWHLSLMFRTRQANGVLLQAVTRGRSTITLQLREGHVVLSVEGTGLQASSLRLEPGRANDGDWHHTQLSLGASGGPGHAILSFDYGQQRAEGNLGPRLHGLHLSNITVGGVPGPASGVARGFRGCLQGVRVSEMPEGASSLDPSRGESINVEPGCSLPDPCDSNPCPANSYCSNDWDSYSCSCDPGYYGDNCTNVCDLNPCEHQSVCTRKPSAPHGYTCECPPNYLGPYCETRIDQPCPRGWWGHPTCGPCNCDVSKGFDPDCNKTSGECHCKENHYRPPGSPTCLLCDCYPTGSLSRVCDPEDGQCPCKPGVIGRQCDRCDNPFAEVTTNGCEVNYDSCPRAIEAGIWWPRTRFGLPAAAPCPKGSFGTAVRHCDEHRGWLPPNLFNCTSVTFSELKGLAERLQRNESGLDSGRSQRLALLLRNATQHTAGYFGSDVKVAYQLATRLLAHESAQRGFGLSATQDVHFTENLLRVGSALLDAANKRHWELIQQTEGGTAWLLQHYEAYASALAQNMRHTYLSPFTIVTPNIVISVVRLDKGNFAGAKLPRYEALRGERPPDLETTVILPESVFREMTSVVRPAGPGEAQEPEELARRQRRHPELSQGEAVASVIIYRTLAGLLPHNYDPDKRSLRVPKRPVINTPVVSISVHDDEELLPRALDKPVTVQFRLLETEERTKPICVFWNHSILVSGTGGWSARGCEVVFRNESHVSCQCNHMTSFAVLMDVSRRENGEILPLKTLTYVALGVTLAALLLTFLFLTLLRALRSNQHGIRRNLTAALGLAQLVFLLGINQADLPFACTVIAILLHFLYLCTFSWALLEALHLYRALTEVRDVNAGPMRFYYMLGWGVPAFITGLAVGLDPEGYGNPDFCWLSIYDTLIWSFAGPVAFAVSMSVFLYILAARASCAAQRQGFEKKGPVSGLQPSFAVLLLLSASWLLALLSVNSDTLLFHYLFAACNCVQGPFIFLSYVVLSKEVRKALKFACSRKPSPDPALTTKSTLTSSYNCPSPYADGRLYQPYGDSAGSLHSASRSGKSQPSYIPFLLREESTLNPGQVPPGMGDPGGLFLEGQDQQHDPDTDSDSDLSLEDDQSGSYASTHSSDSEEEEEEEEEAAFPGEQGWDSLLGPGAERLPLHSTPKDGGPGPGKAPWPGDFGTTAKESSGSGAPEERPRENGDALSRDVSLGSLPGSSAQPHKGILKKKCLPTISEKSSLLRLPLEHGTGSSRGSSASEGSRGGLPPRPPPRQSLQEQLNGVMPIAMSIKAGTVDEDSSGSEG; encoded by the exons GCCACAGTGCCTGAGAACCAGCCAGCGGGAACCTCTGTTGCATCACTCCGTGCCATCGATCCAGATGAGGGAGAGGCAGGTCGGCTGGAGTACACCATGGATGCCCTCTTTGATAGCCGCTCCAACCATTTCTTCTCCTTGGACCCAATCACTGGTGCTGTCACCACAGCAGAGGAGCTGGATCGGGAGACCAAGAGTACCCATGTCTTCAGGGTCACTGCACAGGATCATGGTATGCCTCGAAGGAGTGCCCTGGCTACACTCACCATTTTGGTGACTGACACCAATGACCATGACCCTGTTTTTGAGCAGCAGGAGTACAAGGAGAGCCTCAGGGAGAACCTGGAGGTTGGCTATGAGGTGCTCACTGTCAGGGCCACGGATGGTGATGCTCCCCCCAATGCCAATATTCTGTACCGCCTGCTGGAGGGGCCTGGGGGCAGCCCTTCGGAAGTCTTTGAAATTGACCCTCGATCTGGTGTGATCCGCACCCGTGGCCCAGTGGATCGGGAAGAGGTGGAGTCCTACAAGCTGACAGTGGAAGCAACTGACCAGGGTCGGGACCCAGGTCCACGGAGTGCCACAGCCACTGTTTTTCTGTCTGTGGAGGATGACAATGACAATGCCCCTCAGTTTAGTGAGAAGCGTTATGTGGTCCAGGTGCGAGAGGATGTGACCCCAGGGGCACCAGTACTCCGTGTCACAGCCTCGGACCGGGACAAGGGTAGCAATGCCCTGGTGCACTATAGCATCATGAGTGGCAATGCTCGGGGACAGTTTTATCTGGATGCCCAGACTGGGGCCCTGGATGTGGTGAGTCCTCTTGACTATGAGACAACCAAAGAGTATACTCTACGGGTGCGGGCACAGGATGGGGGTCGGCCCCCACTGTCTAATGTCTCTGGCCTGGTAACAGTGCAAGTCCTGGATATTAATGATAATGCCCCTATCTTTGTCAGCACCCCTTTCCAAGCTACTGTCCTGGAGAGTGTCCCCTTAGGCTACTTGGTTCTCCATGTCCAGGCAATTGATGCTGATGCTGGTGACAATGCCCGCCTGGAGTACCGCCTTGCTGGAGTTGGGCATGACTTCCCTTTCACCATCAACAATGGCACAGGCTGGATCTCTGTGGCTGCTGAACTGGACCGGGAGGAAGTTGATTTCTATAGCTTTGGGGTAGAAGCCCGAGACCATGGCATCCCAGCACTCACTGCCTCAGCCAGTGTCAGTGTAACCATCCTGGACGTCAACGATAACAACCCAACCTTTACCCAGCCAGAGTACACAGTTCGGCTCAATGAGGATGCAGCTGTGGGCACCAGTGTAGTGACTGTGTCAGCTGTGGACCGAGATGCTCATAGTGTCATCACATACCAGATCACCAGCGGTAACACCCGCAACCGCTTCTCCATCACCAGTCAGAGTGGCGGTGGGCTGGTGTCCCTCGCCTTGCCACTGGACTACAAACTTGAGAGGCAGTATGTGTTGGCTGTTACTGCCTCTGATGGCACAAGGCAGGATACAGCACAGATTGTGGTGAATGTCACTGATGCCAACACCCATCGTCCGGTCTTTCAGAGCTCCCACTATACAGTGAATGTTAATGAGGACCGGCCAGCAGGCACCACGGTGGTGCTGATCAGTGCTACAGACGAGGACACAGGTGAGAATGCCCGTATTACCTACTTTATGGAGGACAGCATCCCCCAGTTCCGTATTGATGCAGACACAGGGGCTGTCACCACCCAGGCTGAACTAGACTATGAAGACCAGGTGTCTTATACCTTGGCCATCACTGCTCGGGACAATGGCATTCCCCAGAAGTCTGACACCACCTACCTGGAGATTCTGGTGAATGACGTGAATGACAATGCTCCTCAGTTCCTCCGGGATTCCTATCAGGGCAGTGTCTATGAGGATGTGCCCCCTTTCACCAGTGTCCTGCAGATCTCAGCCACTGATCGTGACTCTGGTCTTAATGGCCGGGTATTCTATACCTTCCAAGGAGgtgatgatggagatggtgaCTTTATTGTAGAGTCCACTTCAGGCATAGTGAGAACACTGCGCAGGCTAGATCGTGAGAATGTGGCCCAGTACATCTTACGAGCATATGCAGTGGACAAGGGGATGCCCCCAGCCCGCACACCCATGGAAGTGACAGTCACTGTGTTAGATGTGAACGACAATCCACCTGTCTTTGAGCAGGATGAGTTTGATGTGTTTGTGGAAGAGAACAGCCCCATTGGGCTGGCCGTGGCCCGTGTCACGGCCACTGACCCTGATGAAGGCACCAATGCACAGATCATGTACCAGATTGTGGAGGGTAACATCCCTGAGGTCTTCCAGTTGGATATTTTTTCTGGGGAGCTGACTGCCCTGGTGGACTTAGACTACGAGGACCGGCCTGAATACGTCCTGGTCATCCAGGCCACATCAGCTCCACTGGTGAGCAGGGCTACTGTCCATGTCCGCCTCCTTGACCGCAATGATAACCCACCAGTGCTGGGCAACTTTGAAATCCTTTTCAACAACTATGTCACCAACCGCTCGAGCAGCTTCCCTGGGGGTGCCATTGGCCGAGTGCCTGCTCATGACCCTGACATCTCGGACAGCCTGACTTACAGCTTTGAGCGGGGAAATGAACTCAGCTTGGTCCTACTCAACGCTTCCACGGGAGAGCTGAGGCTGAGCCGGGCACTGGATAACAACCGGCCTCTGGAGGCCATCATGAGCGTGTTGGTGTCAG ATGGCGTTCACAGCGTGACAGCCCAGTGTGCACTGCGCGTCACCATTATCACAGATGAGATGCTCACACACAGTATCACGTTGCGCCTGGAAGACATGTCGCCCGAGCGCTTCCTGTCACCACTGCTGGGCCTCTTCATTCAAGCGGTGGCCGCCACGTTGGCCACGCCCCCGGACCACGTGGTGGTCTTCAACGTGCAGCGGGACACCGACGCCCCCGGTGGCCACATCCTCAACGTGAGCCTGTCAGTGGGCCAGCCACCGGGACCCGGGGGTGGGCCGCCCTTTCTGCCCTCCGAAGACCTGCAGGAGCGCCTGTACCTCAATCGCAGCCTGCTGACGGCCATCTCGGCGCAGCGCGTGCTGCCCTTCGACGACAACATCTGCCTGCGCGAGCCCTGTGAGAACTACATGCGCTGCGTGTCGGTCCTGCGCTTCGACTCCTCGGCGCCCTTCATCGCCTCCTCCTCCGTGCTCTTTCGGCCCATCCACCCGGTCGGGGGCCTGCGCTGCCGTTGCCCACCAGGCTTCACCGGAGACTACTGTGAGACGGAGGTGGACCTCTGCTACTCGCGCCCCTGCGGTCCCCACGGGCGTTGCCGCAGCCGTGAGGGAGGCTACACCTGCCTCTGCCGTGAGGGCTACACGG GTGAGCACTGTGAGGTGAGTGCCCGCTCAGGCCGTTGCACCCCAGGTGTCTGCAAGAATGGGGGTACCTGTGTCAACCTGCTAGTGGGCGGTTTCAAGTGTGACTGCCCATCTGGGGACTTCGAGAAGCCCTACTGCCGGGTGACCACGCGCAGCTTCCCTGCCCGCTCCTTTATCACCTTCCGTGGCCTGCGCCAGCGCTTCCACTTCACCCTGGCCCTCTC GTTTGCCACTAAGGAGCGCAACGGGCTGCTGTTGTACAATGGGCGCTTCAATGAGAAGCATGACTTTGTGGCCCTTGAGGTGATTCAGGAGCAGGTTCAACTCACCTTCTCTGCAG GAGAGTCGACCACCACCGTGTCACCATTTGTACCTGGAGGGGTCAGTGATGGCCAGTGGCACACGGTGCAGCTGAAGTACTATAATAAG CCACTGTTGGGCCAGACGGGGCTCCCGCAAGGCCCATCTGAACAGAAGGTGGCTGTGGTGTCTGTGGATGGCTGTGATACAGGAGTGGCTCTGCGCTTTGGAGCTATACTGGGCAACTACTCCTGTGCTGCTCAGGGCACCCAGGGTGGCAGCAAGAA GTCTCTGGATCTGACAGGGCCCCTGCTGCTGGGTGGGGTGCCCGACCTGCCTGAGAGCTTCCCTGTCCGAATGCGGCACTTTGTGGGCTGCATGAAGAACTTGCAAGTGGACAGCCGGCACGTAGACATGGCCGACTTCATTGCCAACAATGGCACTGTGCCTG GATGCCCCACCAAGAAGAACGTGTGTGACAGCAACACTTGCCACAATGGGGGCACCTGCGTGAACCAGTGGGATGCGTTCAGCTGCGAGTGTCCCCTGGGCTTCGGGGGCAAGAGCTGTGCCCAGG aaATGGCCAATCCCCAGCTCTTCCTGGGCAACAGCCTTGTGGCCTGGCACGGCCTCTCACTGCCCATCTCTCAGccttggcacctcagtctcatgtTCCGCACACGCCAGGCCAATGGCGTCCTGCTACAGGCTGTCACCAGGGGACGCAGCACCATTACTCTACAG CTTCGAGAGGGCCACGTGGTGTTGAGTGTGGAGGGCACAGGGCTTCAGGCCTCGTCCCTCCGTCTGGAGCCAGGTCGGGCCAATGATGGTGACTGGCACCACACACAGCTGTCACTGGGAGCCAGCGGGGGCCCTGGCCATGCCATCCTGTCCTTCGACTACGGGCAACAGAGGGCAGAGGGAAACCTGGGCCCCCGCCTTCATGGGCTGCACCTGAGCAACATTACAGTCGGGGGAGTCCCTGGGCCTGCCAGTGGTGTGGCCCGAGGCTTCCGGGGCTGTTTGCAG GGTGTGCGGGTAAGTGAGATGCCCGAGGGTGCCAGCAGTCTTGATCCCAGCCGTGGGGAGAGCATCAACGTGGAACCAGGATGTAGCTTGCCAGACCCCTGTGACTCCAACCCGTGTCCTGCTAACAGCTACTGCAGCAATGACTGGGATAGCTATTCCTGCAGCTGTGATCCAG GTTACTATGGTGACAACTGTACTAATGTGTGTGACCTGAACCCTTGTGAGCACCAGTCTGTGTGTACCCGCAAACCTAGTGCTCCCCATGGCTACACCTGTGAATGTCCCCCAAATTACCTTGGGCCATACTGTGAGACCAG GATCGACCAGCCTTGCCCCCGTGGCTGGTGGGGACACCCCACATGTGGCCCATGCAACTGTGACGTCAGCAAAGGCTTTGACCCAGACTGCAACAAGACAAGCGGCGAGTGCCACTGCAAG GAGAATCACTACCGGCCTCCTGGCAGCCCCACCTGCCTCCTGTGTGACTGCTACCCCACGGGCTCTTTGTCTCGAGTCTGTGACCCTGAGGACGGCCAGTGTCCATGCAAACCTGGTGTCATCGGGCGCCAGTGTGATCGCTGTGACAACCCTTTTGCTGAAGTCACTACAAATGGCTGTGAAG TGAATTATGACAGCTGCCCACGGGCTATCGAGGCTGGGATCTGGTGGCCCCGCACCCGTTTTGGGCTGCCCGCTGCTGCCCCATGCCCTAAAGGCTCCTTTG GGACCGCTGTGCGCCACTGTGATGAACACAGGGGCTGGCTGCCCCCAAACCTCTTCAACTGCACGTCAGTCACCTTCTCAGAGTTGAAGGGTCTC GCTGAGCGGCTGCAGCGGAACGAATCAGGCCTGGACTCAGGACGCTCCCAGCGGCTGGCCCTGCTCCTGCGCAATGCTACACAGCACACCGCTGGCTACTTTGGCAGTGATGTCAAAGTGGCCTACCAGCTGGCCACACGGCTGCTGGCTCACGAGAGTGCCCAGAGAGGCTTTGGGCTGTCTGCCACACAGGATGTGCACTTCACTGAG AATCTGCTGCGAGTGGGCAGCGCCCTTCTGGATGCAGCCAACAAGCGGCACTGGGAACTGATACAGCAGACGGAGGGCGGCACCGCCTGGCTGCTCCAGCACTACGAGGCCTACGCCAGCGCCCTGGCCCAGAACATGCGGCACACCTATCTAAGCCCCTTCACCATTGTCACGCCCAACATTG TCATCTCTGTAGTGCGCTTGGACAAGGGGAACTTTGCTGGGGCCAAGCTGCCCCGCTATGAAGCACTGCGAGGAGAGCGGCCCCCAGACCTAGAGACGACAGTCATTCTACCCGAGTCTGTCTTCAGAG AGATGACCTCTGTGGTcaggcctgctggccctggggaggCCCAGGAACCTGAGGAGCTGGCACGGCGGCAGCGGCGGCACCCGGAGCTGAGCCAGGGAGAGGCTGTGGCCAGCGTCATCATCTACCGCACCCTGGCTGGGCTACTGCCCCACAACTACGACCCAGACAAGCGCAGTCTGAG AGTCCCCAAGCGTCCAGTCATCAACACCCCTGTGGTGAGCATCAGCGTCCATGATGATGAGGAGCTCCTGCCTCGAGCCCTGGACAAGCCAGTCACTGTGCAGTTCCGGCTGCTGGAGACTGAGGAGCGGACCAAGCCCATCTGTGTCTTCTGGAACCACTCTATCCT GGTCAGTGGCACGGGTGGCTGGTCAGCCCGAGGCTGTGAGGTTGTCTTCCGCAACGAGAGCCATGTCAGCTGCCAGTGCAACCACATGACGAGCTTCGCTGTGCTCATGGACGTGTCCCGGCGGGAG AATGGAGAGATCCTGCCCCTGAAGACACTGACATATGTGGCCCTAGGGGTCACCTTGGCTGCCCTGCTGCTCACCTTCCTCTTCCTCACCCTTCTTCGCGCCCTGCGCTCCAATCAGCATGGCATCCGACGCAACCTGACAGCCGCCCTGGGCCTGGCTCAGCTGGTCTTCCTCCTGGGAATCAACCAGGCTGACCTGCCT TTTGCTTGCACAGTCATTGCCATCCTGCTGCACTTCCTGTACCTCTGCACCTTTTCCTGGGCTCTGCTGGAGGCCTTGCACCTGTACCGGGCACTCACAGAGGTCCGTGACGTCAATGCCGGCCCCATGCGCTTCTACTACATGCTGGGCTGGGGCGTGCCTGCCTTCATCACAG GCCTAGCTGTGGGCTTGGACCCTGAAGGATATGGAAACCCTGACTTCTGCTGGCTCTCCATCTATGACACGCTCATCTGGAGTTTCGCTGGTCCTGTGGCCTTTGCAGTCTCG ATGAGTGTCTTCCTGTACATCCTGGCAGCCCGGGCCTCCTGTGCTGCCCAGCGGCAGGGCTTCGAGAAGAAAGGCCCTGT CTCTGGCCTGCAGCCTTCCTTTGCTGTCCTCCTGCTGCTGAGTGCCTCGTGGCTGCTGGCACTGCTGTCTGTCAACAGTGACACCCTTCTCTTCCACTACCTCTTTGCCGCCTGCAATTGTGTCCAG GGCCCTTTCATCTTCCTCTCCTACGTGGTGCTTAGCAAGGAGGTCCGGAAAGCACTCAAGTTTGCCTGCAGCCGCAAACCCAGCCCTGACCCTGCTCTGACCACCAAGTCCACCCTGACCTCG TCCTACAACTGCCCCAGCCCCTATGCAGACGGGCGACTGTACCAGCCCTATGGAGACTCAGCTGGCTCCCTGCACAGTGCCAGCCGCTCAGGCAAGAGCCAGCCCAGCTACATCCCCTTCTTGCTGAG GGAAGAATCCACCCTGAACCCTGGTCAAGTTCCCCCAGGCATGGGGGACCCAGGAGGCCTCTTCCTGGAAGGTCAAGACCAACAGCACG ATCCTGACACGGACTCTGACAGTGACCTGTCCCTGGAAGATGACCAGAGTGGCTCCTATGCCTCTACTCACTCATCAGACAgcgaggaggaggaagaggaggaggaggaggccgccTTCCCTGGCGAGCAGGGCTGGGACAGCCTGCTGGGGCCTGGAGCGGAGAGACTGCCCCTGCACAGCACCCCCAAGG ATGGGGGCCCAGGGCCTGGGAAGGCCCCCTGGCCAGGAGACTTTGGAACCACAGCAAAGGAGAGCAGTGGCAGTGGGGCCCCCGAGGAACGGCCACGGGAAAATGGAGATGCCCTGTCTCGGGATGTGTCCTTGGGCTCCCTTCCGGGCTCTTCTGCCCAGCCTCACAAAG GCATCCTCAAGAAGAAGTGTCTTCCCACCATCAGTGAGAAGAGCAGCCTCCTGAGGCTTCCCCTGGAGCACGGCACGGGCTCTTCTCGGGGTTCTTCAGCCAGCGAAGGCAGCCGGGGTGGGCTCCCTCCCCGCCCACCTCCCCGGCAGAGTCTCCAGGAACAGCTGAACGGTGTAATGCCCATCGCCATGAGCATCAAGGCAGGCACGGTGGATGAGGACTCTTCAGGCTCCGA AGGATAG